ACCGCGATCGCGATTAGTTTGAGCGTCAGCGTGCTTGTCCTCGGGGCGTCGGCTTTGGCAGTTGGGCTTAGCGGAAAGCCTTTGGGCGTTCAGCAGCTTGAAGCAAACGGAATCTTGCCGGAATTCCAGAAGAAGATCCTCCACGATCAGAATGTATCTAGAAACGAATACACAAAGGCTGTAGGGAGGGTGAAATCCTGTCTGACTAGGCAGGGTATCGAGGTAACGGAATCAAGCGAACTCACGAACGGGCAACTCACGTTCTCGTACGGTGAATCATCCGATCCGGCCGTTGTCCAGAGCGCGTTCTCGAAGTATCAGGAATGCAATCGGAAGTACCTAAGCCAGGTAGCTGCGAGATACGCGGAGCAAATGAGCCCTTCGCCGGCAGACATGGAGAAGGCAAGGCAGCGGAGCGTCGCGTGCATTAGGCGTTTTGGTGTAGAGGTCGGCGACGACGCAGATCTCACCACGGTGATGGAGGCTTCGCGAGCGCTTGATCCGGCGGCCCAGGAAACCTGTACTCCCGACGCAGTCAAAATCAAGCTCGTACGCAAACAGAATTAGCGACCGAGGGGCTTGGAGTGAAGCTTTGTTAGCCCTGGGTGACTGGCTTGGGCGTCGGCTAAACTCACCGCCTGATGATTGAGACCGACAGTCAACCCGAGACCGCCAGTAGGCCGGATAAGAAGCGATGGCCGGTTGTCGCTGCGGTCGCCCTATTGATCTATGTGGGGACGGTGGTGTGGACAGCGATTAGGCCCTACACCGATTCCGTACCGATGGTAGTCCCCGGCGGCGTCGAGGCAAAATCGGCGCCTGTCATCTGTTCGCCGGTGTTGCCGCGGAGCGATGGGGCGCCGACGAAAGGTTCTGTTAGTAGTGAGTATCCCCTAAGCCGAGATCCCTGCATTAGAGAGACGGAACGCAGGGTCTTTGTTTGGATTGATCTAGTTGTCGTCGGCGCCCTGTTATTGGCTCTTGGCCGTCTTCGAGATAGGGATCTGCAAGACTAAATCGCCAGGTCCACTCGCTAAGCGCGCAAACGCCATTCTGCGAAGAGGTTGTCCAAGGGGATGGGGTCGTTATGTCTCAAAATCGCGTCGCCCGAGATCGGGCGCGTGAAATCTCCATCGTTCCGGCAACTGATCAATTCTCCTCCGACACGCCCGTCTGAACGACGAACGCCCACTGGGCCCTTCTTCACCCTTTGAGCTCGGTCCGCACATCTAGGTCGTCGACCGCCGGATGCAAGCATGCCGGGTCCTTGAACGGCCTCCCCGCTTGGCCGGCGGGTCCCTCCTTACCGCCGGCTTTGGTTAGCCCAGGCCGTCCATCCTCCCTTCCTGGCGCTCAACCAGCACCTCTAGTTGATCCGCATCCGGATGGGTTATACAACGAATGTTGGCGCCGGACAGCTGGCGGTTCGCAATCGGCCTAAACCATCTCGTGCAACTTTCGCCAGAATTGGTAATCCATACGTAATTGTTTTGGCTGATCGACTCTCCGACACCGCGCCTGACCTTCATGCCGTATCGCTGAAGGCGGTAAACCGTCCTTAGTCGCCTCGTACAGACGGCTGGTGTCTTGAGACATACGCTTCGCTTCGAACCTCGACACCGTCTCTACAAAATCCCAGAACCACCGGGATAGCCTGCTTCCAGCGACCAACGCAATCCGACTCTGGAGGACCCATGGGCAACGACAGCACCGGCCGGGATGCCGGTCGAAAAGTAAGGGTGCACACCATTCTGTCAACGATCACAATTGTGCTCGGCGCAATCCTTCTGACCTACATGGTCACCGTCGAAGAAGAGCCCGGAGCGCTCCCTCTGCTTCTGCTGGTGGTTGGCGGCGTTTGGCTGTTCGCAACGAGAGCCAAAATTCGGTCGCAACACAAGTAGTAGCCCCAACCATCTGGCAGGGCCGCCCGGCAGGGCGGTTACAATCGCCAGGATGAAGTTCGCGACCCGGAGAAAAACCACCCAACACACCTCCGGGGAGCTAGAAGGGGTCGTCCGCCTGGGCAAGCGCACCAAGGCGTTGACCGGCCGCATCCAACCGGGCGAGATTGTGATCATCGACCACGCCGACCTGGACCGGGTTGCCGCCGAGGGCCTGGTCGAAAAACAGGTCCTGGCCGTCATCAACGCCTCCAAGTTCTCCACCGGCAAGTACCCGAACCTCGGCGCTCTGGTCCTGTGCGGCGCCGGCATATCGCTGATCGAGGGGGTGGGCCCGAGCATCTTCGAACGGGTCCGGGAGGGCGACGTTTTGAGGCTCGAGGACGGGACCATCCTCCGGGACGGCAACGTCGTCGCCGAGGGCGAGGTGGTCGACATGGAGGCCGCCCAGGCCAGCCTCGACTCCAGCAAGAAGAACATCTCGGCCGCCCTGGAAAGCTTTGCCGAGAACACCCTGCAGTACATGATCAACGAGCGTGACTTCATCCTCGAAGCCATCCGCCTGCCGGAGATCAAGACCGAGTTTGCCGGCCGGCACGTCCTAATGGTGGTCCGCGGCTACGGCTACAAGGAGGACCTGGCCTCGCTTCGTGGTTACATCCACGACTTCCGGCCGATCCTTATCGGCGTCGACGGCGGGGCCGACGCACTGCTGGAACAGAAGCTGACACCGCATGTGATCATCGGGGACTTCGACTCGGTCAGCACCAAGGCCCTGAGCTGCGGCGCCGAACTGGTGGTCCACGCCTTCTCGGACGGGGTGGCACCCGGCGCCGAGCGCCTGGACGCCCTCCACCTGCCCTACGCCACGTTCGAAGCCCCGGGCACCAGCGAGGACGTCGCCATGCTGCTGGCCCACGAGAAGGGGGCGGAGCTGATCGTCGCGGTGGGCGCCCGGGCGAGCATGGTGGAGTTCATGGACAAAGGCCGCAAGGGGATGGCCTCTACCTTCCTGGTCCGCCTGAGGGTCGGGCCGAAGCTGGTCGACGCCAAGGGCGTGAGCGAGCTGCACCGCACCGAGCCCCGCAGCTGGGAGCTGTTCGGGCTGGTCGGCGCGGCCCTGGTGACAATGCTCGTGATCATCGGCATCTCCCAGCCCATGCGGCTGGTGCTGCAGGCCGCCGGCGACTGGATGAGCGACATATTTTTCGTAATCGGCCAAACCTTCAGATAGGCAAAGATGATCACCTTCCGCTACCACGTAGTTACGCTTGTCGCCGTCTTCATGGCCATCGGCCTCGGCGTCCTGTTCGGCGCCACCTTCATCGACCAGAACATCGTCGACAGCCTCCGGGCGACCCAGGCCCGCCTCGGCGACCGCAACGAAGAGCTGAGGGGCCGGATCGTCGACCTGGAGGATGAGAACGAGGCGCTGCAGACCTTCACCGGGTCGACCCGCGACATCGTTGTCCGGGGGACCCTTCAGGACGTGCCCGTGGTCCTGGTCAGCTTCGAGGACACCCCGGGCGAAGCACTGGATGCGGTGCGGGAGACCCTGACCCTGGCCGGCGCACGAACCGACGGGCAGCTCACCCTCTCCGACCGGCTCGACCTCAAGTCCCAGGAGAACCGGGAGGCCCTGGCGGCGGCGCTGGGAAGCTCGTCGACCGACGCGGTCAAGCTCTCCGAGGAGCTGGTGGCCCAGCTGGGCCCGGCGCTCGAGGGAAGGAGCCCGGAATTCCTGACGAAGCTTTTGGAAGCCGAGCTGGCCTCGGCCCCGGTTGCTCTTCCCGCGGCCCCTTCCGAGGCGGCCCCCGCCATCATCCTGGTGGGCGGCGAGATCCCGAATGAGGTGAGTGAGCGGATCGCCCTTCCGCTGGCAAGACTGCTGGGCGGCGGCCAGACGGTTGCCGCTGCGGTGGAGGACGGCATCGAGCTGCGCCTGCTGGAGCCGATCCGGGACGATTCCGACATCCGGGTCATGACCGTTGACTCGATCGAAACCCCGCTTGGCCAGTCCGCGCTGGCGGTCGGCCTGCAGGGCGCCCTTACGGGACAGTACGGGCACTACGGTCGGGGCGAAGGCGCAACCACCGCGTTACCGGAGTTCGACGGAGGTTAGTCGACCATACGTTCGGAGGACTTGCGGCGGTAGCGGTTCAGCGACACCAGGCCCTTCAGCGGGGCAAAACCCCACGAGGTGCGGCGCCGGATGTCCGTCTCCATCTCCGAGATCGGCTTGTAGGGGTCGGACGAAGGCCGGTTCGGCGCCAAAGGCGGCTCCCAACGGTCGACGGGGTCCCCCTCCCGGCGGGGCTTATCGAGCCGCATGCCCCGAACGCCGCCCTCGTGCTGCAGTTCGGGGGCCCAGATGCCGATGACGTCATCGTGCTCGGCCCAGGCCTCGGCCGGGACGTCGATGTCCGGGCCGCCGGTGTCGAACTCGGCGCAGAACTCGAGCAGGTAGTTCTCCAGCAGCAGGCCGCGGGGGACCCGCACAACGGGCCCGCGGTCTGTCTCCACCACTTCGAAGTTGAAGAAGTTGGTAAGAGTCATGTCTCGGCCGCCGCGCACCGGCATGCCGTCCGGCCCGTAGAGCCAGACGCCGTCGTTGCCGCGAAAGAACCGTCCGTTGTCGCAGGTGAGAGTGATGGTTCGTACCTCCG
This DNA window, taken from Actinomycetota bacterium, encodes the following:
- a CDS encoding copper transporter, giving the protein MITFRYHVVTLVAVFMAIGLGVLFGATFIDQNIVDSLRATQARLGDRNEELRGRIVDLEDENEALQTFTGSTRDIVVRGTLQDVPVVLVSFEDTPGEALDAVRETLTLAGARTDGQLTLSDRLDLKSQENREALAAALGSSSTDAVKLSEELVAQLGPALEGRSPEFLTKLLEAELASAPVALPAAPSEAAPAIILVGGEIPNEVSERIALPLARLLGGGQTVAAAVEDGIELRLLEPIRDDSDIRVMTVDSIETPLGQSALAVGLQGALTGQYGHYGRGEGATTALPEFDGG
- the steA gene encoding putative cytokinetic ring protein SteA; translated protein: MKFATRRKTTQHTSGELEGVVRLGKRTKALTGRIQPGEIVIIDHADLDRVAAEGLVEKQVLAVINASKFSTGKYPNLGALVLCGAGISLIEGVGPSIFERVREGDVLRLEDGTILRDGNVVAEGEVVDMEAAQASLDSSKKNISAALESFAENTLQYMINERDFILEAIRLPEIKTEFAGRHVLMVVRGYGYKEDLASLRGYIHDFRPILIGVDGGADALLEQKLTPHVIIGDFDSVSTKALSCGAELVVHAFSDGVAPGAERLDALHLPYATFEAPGTSEDVAMLLAHEKGAELIVAVGARASMVEFMDKGRKGMASTFLVRLRVGPKLVDAKGVSELHRTEPRSWELFGLVGAALVTMLVIIGISQPMRLVLQAAGDWMSDIFFVIGQTFR